One window from the genome of Amaranthus tricolor cultivar Red isolate AtriRed21 chromosome 9, ASM2621246v1, whole genome shotgun sequence encodes:
- the LOC130823129 gene encoding GCN5-related N-acetyltransferase 6, chloroplastic-like translates to MEVEFQGTILPQFRAEILPIIKPSNTLLGILKVPSAFGENFYNSYPRWKSLEIHCSNDQSTQLSYVSTSDSQRLPELSFNRLQPTEEEVDGLQRRHFGRFLAREAVLDEEYWTAAWLRAEAHWESVSYMRHVDAHKRKYAEEEFYTLKRRCSGHDGNSLKCFCLVAIKKEDKKIRRTVLNSVVGTLDLSIRQFLRGEKYPGETKKSSGILARQAPFDAHKYAYIANVCVSKFARRQGIAFNLLYLAVDVATANGMKQLYVHVNIDNKAALDLYAKAGFEIVEAASSTFSEDRRFLMLKVL, encoded by the exons ATGGAAGTGGAATTTCAGGGTACAATTTTGCCTCAATTTCGAGCAGAAATTCTTCCCATAATCAAACCCAGTAATACCCTTCTTGGCATTCTTAAAGTTCCATCAGCGTTtgg TGAAAACTTCTATAATTCATATCCAAGATGGAAATCACTAGAAATTCATTGCAGCAATGATCAAAGTACTCAGCTGTCTTATGTGTCAACTAGTGATAGTCAGAGGTTGCCTGAGCTTTCTTTCAACAGGCTGCAGCCTACTGAAGAGGAGGTTGATGGATTGCAAAGGCGTCATTTTGGTCGGTTTCTTGCTCGTGAAGCTGTTCTTGATGAAGAATATTGG ACAGCAGCATGGTTGCGGGCAGAAGCGCATTGGGAATCAGTTTCATATATGCG GCATGTTGATGCACATAAAAGGAAGTATGCAGAAGAG GAATTTTATACGCTGAAAAGGCGATGTTCTGGACATGATGGAAATTCCCTCAAGTGCTTCTGTCTAGTTGCA ATTAAAAAAGAGGATAAAAAAATCCGGAGAACTGTGCTGAATAGCGTTGTTGGAACTCTAGATCTAAGCATACGTCAATTTTTACGCGGAGAAAAATATCCAGGG GAGACTAAGAAATCTTCAGGAATCTTGGCAAGACAAGCGCCCTTTGATGCACACAAGTATGCATATATCGCCAATGTCTGTGTTTCAAAATTTGCTCGACGCCAAGGAATTGCTTTTAATTTACTCTATCTTGCAGTCGATGTTGCTACTGCAAATG GTATGAAGCAACTATATGTTCATGTAAATATAGACAACAAGGCTGCTCTAGATTTATACGCGAAAGCCGGTTTCGAG ATTGTGGAGGCTGCCTCATCCACCTTCTCGGAAGATCGGAGATTTCTTATGTTGAAGGTCTTATGA